Below is a window of Plectropomus leopardus isolate mb unplaced genomic scaffold, YSFRI_Pleo_2.0 unplaced_scaffold1857, whole genome shotgun sequence DNA.
CTTCTGCCGCCATGTTTCTGCATCTATGACGTCACATTGGTGACTCGTGCTATAAATTTATctctgagctgttttttggcGGGAAAGTCGTGACATCACGTGAACACAGCACGATACTGGATTTAAAaccctgtgacatcacaaacaGCGGTGATGTCACAGGGAGGAAGTCACGTGACTCACTGTCTGAAGTTGAAGAGCGGCATGGTGACCCAGCCCAGAGCCTCCACGCTGCGCCGCTGCTTCCCCTTGTCCTCTGCGCCGCCCGGCGGCGGCAGACAGCTGGCATACAGCGTCACCGTCAGCTGGGACTCTCTGGGCAGCTGGTTGATCTGCACTGGGAAACACACCCTGCAGAGACAcgggggacagacagagagacacggggacagacagagagacaaatgtGAGGAAGAGTCCAACAgtatgttgtttatttaaacctaAAGAACCTAATCAgagtgtctctctgtcccacagGTGGACACAGACTGGGGGACACAGACAGGGGGACACAGACTGGGGGACACAGTCAGGGGGACACAGACAGGGGgacacagacaggtggacacaGACTGGGGGACACAGTCAGGGGACATCAGGACAAACCTTTGGTCCCACACCACCAGGTGGAACAGGTATTTGCTGACTGACTGTTTGCTGGTGTGCTGCGGCGCGCAGAGCTCCGCCCCTCCATGAGTCAGAGAGCAGGACAGGAAGAAACCCTCGtaactgaccaatcagagagcaggaCAAGGACATGATGTCAGGATGATGTCAAACCAcggtgtgtgtggttgtgtgtgtgtgtgtgtgtgtgtgtgtgtgtgtgtgtatgtgtacctGGCGGCCCAGGTGATGGGGATGCGGTGCGCAGCATAAATGTTAAAGGAGAG
It encodes the following:
- the LOC121965092 gene encoding phosphatidylinositol 4-phosphate 3-kinase C2 domain-containing subunit beta-like; amino-acid sequence: MARGVFLTEKVVERLTAAILDLVELYCSTFNANFHPTAPSRSSTAPVQEAGLVTNVLSFNIYAAHRIPITWAASYEGFFLSCSLTHGGAELCAPQHTSKQSVSKYLFHLVVWDQRVCFPVQINQLPRESQLTVTLYASCLPPPGGAEDKGKQRRSVEALGWVTMPLFNFRQ